A stretch of Halichondria panicea chromosome 1, odHalPani1.1, whole genome shotgun sequence DNA encodes these proteins:
- the LOC135340886 gene encoding uncharacterized protein LOC135340886, whose protein sequence is MNGGGTQSTLAAFLSPSTTSVSTAQSSDTDSEHSTSFRKHTPPKRSAITLNEQPPERSAYSLNEQTPEHSAYSLNEQTPEHSAYPLNEQTPEHSAYPLNEQTPEHSAYSLNEQTPEHSAYPLNEQTPELSAYSLNEQTPERSAITLNDEQPPERSAYPLNEQPPEKEQPPERFAYPLNEPTPERSAYPLKEQPPAYPLNEQTPERFAYPLNKQQSTVLPEDIKAQNFEEAPLSCTIMAENKGGATAQITVLDYSRYGRHKRKLETVQKCPDQTKIIDFFSITNEIDQLTTENKKLQHLLRSNECEMSPDLLLSSCTPILRQLMSNAEKNASKLPHGRRHSDKLKKFATSLFIYAGPLAYDFLQQNLSQALPSLRTVQRLVHSDYKTISEGEFRFDELVEHIAKHNGPNIVSIGEDATRVISRVEYDSKTDRCVGFVLPLDRYGLPKSDTFLAVSFEAIERVFSENQMARYAYVYMAKPLSVNIPPFCLACFGTDNKFTTEHIMLRWKYIVQECQKRGLKVLSFGSDGDTRLLTAMQVCAGLKDSKCNVLLDLIPKPILAAPKVPSKWHPWFCLQRPSSIAYVQDIVHIGVKLKCRLLKPSVILPMGSCVAGVHHIRILMATYGKDIHGLREKDVDHKDKQNFDAVINIVKAAHLLESLPDSKATKQYVELMQCVVDSYLSKELSPTERIEKIWYPTFFIRYWREWIKLHPRYNLQDNFITFNAYMCIELNAHSLVTLLYTIRNELKQHPDSFLPWMLGSQPCEGLFRAARSMNSMFSTVINFGMLGLLRRVHRLQIQSKLQAESSETNIIFPQKKA, encoded by the coding sequence ATGAATGGAGGAGGCACTCAGAGTACTTTGGCAGCGTTTTTATCTCCTTCTACAACGTCAGTGTCCACTGCTCAGTCATCAGACACAGACTCAGAACATTCTACCTCTTTCAGGAAGCACACGCCACCTAAACGTTCTGCCATCACTCTCAACGAGCAACCACCTGAACGTTCTGCCTACTCTCTCAACGAGCAAACACCTGAACATTCTGCCTACTCTCTCAACGAGCAAACACCTGAACATTCTGCCTACCCTCTCAACGAGCAAACACCTGAACATTCTGCCTACCCTCTCAACGAGCAAACACCTGAACATTCTGCCTACTCTCTCAATGAGCAAACACCTGAACATTCTGCCTACCCTCTCAACGAGCAAACACCTGAACTTTCTGCCTACTCTCTCAACGAGCAAACACCTGAACGTTCTGCCATCACTCTCAATGACGAGCAACCACCTGAACGTTCTGCCTACCCTCTCAACGAGCAACCACCTGAAAAGGAGCAACCACCTGAACGTTTTGCCTACCCTCTCAACGAGCCAACACCTGAACGGTCTGCCTACCCTCTCAAGGAGCAACCACCTGCCTACCCTCTCAACGAGCAAACACCTGAACGTTTTGCCTACCCTCTCAACAAGCAGCAATCGACAGTGCTACCTGAAGACATCAAAGCTCAGAATTTTGAAGAGGCCCCTCTCTCCTGTACGATAATGGCAGAAAATAAGGGAGGGGCCACTGCACAAATAACTGTCTTAGATTATTCCCGTTATGGTAGGCACAAGAGAAAATTAGAGACTGTACAAAAATGTCCAGATCAAACTAAGATAATTGACTTTTTCTCGATTACCAATGAAATTGATCAACTCACCACCGAAAACAAAAAGTTACAACACTTACTCAGAAGTAACGAATGTGAAATGTCACCTGACTTACTCTTAAGCTCTTGTACTCCAATTCTTAGACAGTTGATGTCAAATGCTGAAAAAAATGCCAGCAAGTTACCACATGGGCGAAGGCATTCTGACAAGCTAAAGAAATTTGCCACATCACTGTTTATTTATGCTGGGCCTCTAGCTTATGATTTTTTACAACAAAACTTATCACAAGCATTACCATCCCTGAGAACTGTACAGCGGCTTGTCCACTCGGACTACAAAACCATAAGTGAAGGAGAGTTCCGATTTGATGAGCTAGTTGAACATATTGCTAAACATAATGGACCTAACATTGTGTCCATAGGAGAAGATGCAACTAGAGTAATATCCCGGGTGGAGTATGACAGCAAAACAGATAGATGCGTTGGTTTTGTTCTTCCACTGGATAGATATGGTCTTCCCAAATCAGACACGTTCTTGGCTGTTTCATTTGAGGCTATAGAGAGGGTGTTTTCTGAAAATCAGATGGCTAGGTATGCATATGTATACATGGCTAAACCGTTATCTGTGAACATTCCACCATTCTGCTTAGCATGTTTTGGAACTGATAACAAGTTTACCACTGAGCACATCATGTTACGGTGGAAGTACATAGTACAAGAGTGTCAAAAAAGGGGTTTAAAGGTTCTAAGTTTTGGCTCAGACGGGGACACCCGACTATTGACTGCAATGCAGGTGTGTGCAGGTCTAAAGGATTCAAAATGTAATGTATTGTTGGACCTAATTCCTAAGCCCATATTAGCTGCTCCGAAAGTTCCATCCAAATGGCACCCATGGTTTTGCTTACAAAGGCCTAGCTCAATAGCCTACGTCCAAGATATTGTCCACATTGGAGTGAAATTAAAGTGCAGACTTCTTAAGCCATCGGTTATACTACCAATGGGTAGTTGTGTTGCTGGTGTACACCATATACGAATACTTATGGCCACTTATGGGAAAGACATTCATGGTTTACGGGAAAAAGACGTTGACCACAAGGATAAACAGAACTTTGATGCCGTTATTAACATTGTCAAAGCAGCTCATCTGTTAGAAAGCCTTCCTGATTCCAAAGCTACAAAACAATACGTGGAATTGATGCAGTGTGTTGTCGACAGCTACCTAAGTAAGGAATTGAGTCCCACTGAAAGAATTGAGAAGATATGGTATCCTACTTTTTTTATACGTTACTGGCGTGAGTGGATAAAGCTACATCCACGGTACAATCTCCAAGATAACTTCATAACATTCAATGCCTACATGTGTATTGAACTTAACGCACATTCTCTTGTAACCCTTCTTTATACGATTCGAAATGAGCTCAAGCAGCACCCTGATTCGTTTTTGCCATGGATGCTAGGATCTCAACCATGTGAAGGTTTATTTAGAGCAGCACGAAGTATGAATAGCATGTTTTCAACTGTTATCAACTTTGGGATGTTGGGTTTGTTAAGACGTGTACATCGGTTACAAATTCAGTCAAAACTTCAAGCAGAATCCTCAGAGACCAACATCATCTTTCCACAAAAAAAAGCATGA
- the LOC135340764 gene encoding uncharacterized protein LOC135340764, producing the protein MKANLLIAISVGMWWAANSITAISSKNFMRGQSKPDKNSWSDASKDFRWLELTFLQHLIGAIVSVMWIKLISRNSIWPADASKKTILIASIGNVAGNLATNAAYAMVSSSMTQVVKACEPLFMFGLSLVLYRDYTVLNSTTLLAIIIMVVGASLFVAFDSTFLVVGLLAALCSNVAFPIRNIYLKRLGKVWDSAFQKYAVLSLNSVFILTPFIISKMAFFQYVALLKNLHQGVISSSFHCTYNLASIYVLQRFTPLTHAILNLLKRGIVIAANLAYFQLPISWKMIIGLGAVLIGLYIYIYRNLRGDKFSPPQLLLVLAAVGLGSIFFIQGPVSTGSTITTTNLASVVSENNISPLAESPPAVANLIRSAWVYDRPFSHKILSNLNSLTKRNPVLVYCGTSHCMKSIADLSNKKISAEFLLIGELVQETPFEEWFSKHLFYKVLAKASFEEHLQVVVGLGILWKYGGVYIEPNVQLQDKQNVPIPSCTKPWIGLNNTKTTVEHFKLACFPKQYAYINQLATVLNNEYYKPSKKYDSVTSISFDAQTVGKYFKAEDLVIATTIFMYRFLSLEPDEPWNQHYGTLSFDARVKKEGGANVGDEIQDFPGLQFLPFMDTFLDRDNIIATTKKDQAVTVFLNAWWGDSSASWPPPSNVHPLMVSIHISPPMAPQWRENVAYTMERAPIGCRDTVTLKMLTDLHVPAYFSGCMTLMLQVKSEKTNEIFIVDVKEEYFQMLPKKIRDRGIRVKHTLVGRIIRQDLFIEAFNLIERYSRAKLVITQRIHSALPCVGMGTPVIFINSEKMPGGGGSKKGSSSRTVGLTTMFHTLDMFNTTIDEAPKWFAKFPWDDPPPNPDVATMMRLRATVWYEIRQRPSLFDAARKFGLIPLSPPTPCKDCLQFHFHFPSPDFKFTWQDHRSIESVFRYHPCANVLVHSNTLDNGRFDVFREAGYQITVTKYNRDKLFSRIFSLEPHQIDFLDDNLDKFITRALVLYNWGGFYMDSNVIITRSLEKLAKNFLAWSDESKSKIDLSFMRFKKENKRLKMLVSQYASDKSRNSNIFSKLIDWSKNSIVEVLGSDKYNSELSVEKCYEMNDDTEAFKKEVHTSLVAVSLPSDYSVTKATGTSSTKLKYGTICQLLLGDSCVFCSKLLHV; encoded by the coding sequence ATGAAGGCGAATCTTCTTATTGCTATATCGGTTGGAATGTGGTGGGCTGCCAACAGTATCACGGCCATCTCTTCGAAGAACTTTATGAGAGGGCAAAGCAAACCCGACAAGAACTCTTGGTCTGATGCAAGTAAAGATTTTCGATGGCTCGAATTGACATTTTTACAACATCTGATTGGTGCTATTGTCTCCGTTATGTGGATAAAGCTTATCTCTAGAAATTCTATATGGCCTGCAGATGCTTCTAAAAAAACGATACTCATAGCTTCGATTGGCAATGTTGCCGGGAACTTGGCGACGAATGCAGCCTATGCAATGGTCAGCTCTAGCATGACGCAAGTCGTAAAAGCATGCGAGCCTCTGTTCATGTTCGGCCTGTCTCTGGTACTCTATCGAGACTACACAGTGCTCAATTCCACAACACTTTTGGCGATCATCATCATGGTGGTTGGAGCTAGTTTGTTTGTGGCTTTTGACTCGACTTTTCTCGTGGTTGGACTTTTAGCTGCTCTTTGTTCGAACGTCGCTTTCCCGATCAGAAACATTTATCTGAAGAGATTGGGCAAGGTTTGGGACAGTGCTTTTCAGAAGTATGCCGTTCTTTCGCTAAACAGTGTGTTTATTTTAACCCCATTTATTATCTCAAAAATGGCTTTCTTCCAATATGTTGCTCTCTTGAAAAACTTACACCAAGGTGTGATTTCAAGTTCTTTTCACTGCACCTACAACTTAGCCTCAATCTACGTTCTACAACGTTTCACTCCACTAACACACGCCATCTTGAATCTCCTGAAACGTGGTATTGTCATCGCTGCCAATCTAGCGTACTTTCAACTTCCTATCTCCTGGAAAATGATTATCGGATTAGGTGCTGTACTCATCGGTCTCTACATCTATATCTACCGAAACTTAAGAGGTGATAAGTTTTCTCCACCACAGTTACTCTTGGTGCTGGCTGCTGTCGGTTTGGGGTCAATTTTCTTTATACAAGGACCTGTTTCAACTGGCTCGACTATCACAACAACAAATCTTGCAAGCGTTGTTTCTGAGAACAATATTTCTCCTCTTGCTGAGAGTCCCCCTGCTGTCGCTAATTTAATACGCTCTGCTTGGGTATATGATCGGCCGTTCTCGCACAAAATTTTATCAAATTTGAACAGTCTGACAAAACGGAATCCTGTTCTTGTGTATTGTGGTACTTCACACTGTATGAAATCCATTGCAGATCTCTCAAACAAAAAGATTTCCGCCGAGTTTCTTTTAATTGGTGAACTTGTTCAAGAAACTCCTTTCGAAGAATGGTTTTCGAAACACTTGTTTTACAAAGTTTTAGCCAAAGCATCGTTTGAAGAACACCTGCAAGTAGTTGTGGGACTTGGCATTCTATGGAAGTACGGAGGAGTGTACATTGAACCAAACGTTCAACTACAAGACAAACAAAACGTCCCTATTCCCAGTTGTACGAAACCGTGGATAGGACTGAACAATACGAAGACTACTGTAGAACATTTCAAACTGGCATGCTTTCCAAAGCAATACGCGTACATCAACCAACTCGCAACCGTGCTCAACAACGAATACTATAAACCCTCTAAAAAGTATGATTCAGTGACTTCGATTTCATTCGATGCTCAAACTGTAGGTAAGTACTTCAAAGCTGAAGATCTGGTTATAGCCACCACTATTTTCATGTACCGTTTCCTATCACTGGAACCGGACGAACCATGGAATCAGCATTACGGGACTCTTTCTTTTGATGCGAGAGTGAAAAAAGAAGGTGGCGCGAATGTTGGTGATGAAATTCAAGACTTTCCCGGTCTGCAATTCCTTCCGTTTATGGATACTTTTCTCGATCGAGATAATATAAttgcaacaacaaaaaaaGATCAAGCCGTTACGGTTTTCCTCAACGCTTGGTGGGGAGATAGTAGTGCTAGCTGGCCACCCCCATCCAATGTCCACCCTCTAATGGTCTCAATTCATATCTCCCCACCAATGGCACCACAGTGGAGGGAAAATGTTGCTTATACGATGGAAAGGGCACCGATCGGTTGCCGAGACACTGTAACTCTTAAAATGTTAACGGATCTGCATGTACCTGCGTACTTCTCAGGTTGTATGACTTTAATGCTTCAAGTGAAATCTGAGAAAACTAATGAGATTTTTATTGTTGATGTGAAGGAGGAGTATTTTCAAATGCTTCCGAAAAAAATCAGAGACAGGGGAATCCGTGTGAAGCATACATTGGTGGGCCGTATAATCAGACAAGATCTATTTATTGAAGCCTTCAATTTAATTGAACGTTATTCAAGAGCTAAACTGGTTATCACACAACGAATCCACAGTGCTCTACCCTGCGTTGGTATGGGGACTCCGGTGATTTTTATCAACTCGGAGAAAATGCCTGGGGGTGGTGGTTCTAAAAAAGGCAGCTCCTCTCGTACTGTTGGCCTGACAACAATGTTTCACACCTTGGATATGTTCAACACTACGATAGATGAAGCACCCAAATGGTTTGCCAAGTTTCCCTGGGACGACCCACCACCTAATCCCGATGTGGCGACAATGATGCGTCTTCGAGCAACGGTTTGGTACGAGATTCGTCAAAGACCTTCTCTGTTTGATGCTGCCCGCAAGTTTGGTTTAATTCCATTGTCCCCTCCAACTCCTTGTAAGGATTGCTTGCAGTTTCACTTTCACTTCCCATCTCCCGATTTCAAATTTACTTGGCAGGATCATCGTTCCATCGAATCTGTATTCCGTTACCATCCGTGTGCCAACGTTCTTGTTCATAGTAACACACTCGATAATGGCCGTTTCGATGTCTTCAGAGAAGCTGGCTACCAGATAACAGTGACAAAATACAATCGTGATAAGCTATTTAGCAGAATATTCTCGCTTGAACCTCACCAAATTGATTTCTTAGATGACAATTTGGATAAGTTTATCACCCGTGCTCTAGTACTGTACAATTGGGGTGGTTTTTATATGGACTCGAACGTGATTATCACTCGATCTCTAGAAAAACTTGCGAAAAATTTCCTTGCATGGAGTGACGAGTCTAAATCCAAAATTGACCTGTCTTTCATGCGTTTCAAGAAAGAAAACAAACGTCTCAAAATGTTGGTTTCCCAATATGCCTCGGACAAGTCAAGAAATTCCAATATTTTCTCGAAACTAATTGATTGGTCTAAAAACAGTATAGTAGAAGTGCTTGGATCTGATAAGTACAACAGCGAACTGAGTGTCGAGAAATGCTATGAGATGAATGATGATACCGAAGCGTTCAAGAAGGAAGTACATACGTCGTTAGTGGCCGTCTCCCTTCCTTCTGACTACTCGGTAACCAAAGCAACTGGTACTAGTTCTACTAAGCTGAAGTATGGAACTATTTGCCAATTGTTGCTTGGAGACTCTTGTGTCTTTTGTAGCAAACTATTACATGTTTAG
- the LOC135341643 gene encoding uncharacterized protein LOC135341643 isoform X1 has translation MWKVNQTTQSRSVSGTASGAHDPMRTCVNVPGLSEGKLEREIAHSGFSTGSDIQLKMLESAHLANPDCNWWLKGDRCDVVGGLGESTRFVWSGDVDHNDGEVQKMYQTYRNLLDFIASMRTITCDTVANLKKCSALLLQEKEFLVKGWTVEELQKMSLSISMP, from the exons ATGTGGAAAGTCAACCAAACAACGCAGTCTAGATCTGTCTCTGGAACAGCCTCGGGTGCACATGATCCAATGCGA acCTGTGTGAACGTCCCTGGATTGTCTGAAGGGAAATTAGAGAGAGAGATAGCACACAGTGGCTTTTCTACAGGATCAGACATTCAG TTGAAGATGCTGGAAAGTGCTCACTTGGCAAATCCTGACTGCAATTGGTGGTTGAAAGGAGATAGATGTGATGTAGTCGGAGGCCTAGGAGAGTCAACACGTTTTGTGTGGTCTGGGGATGTTGACCACAATGATGGTGAGGTACAAAAAATGTACCAAACATACCGAAATCTTCTTGACTTCATTGCCTCCATGAGAACAATCACCTGTGACACAGTTGCCAACCTCAAGAAATGCTCTGCTCTGCTGTTACAAGAAAAGGAGTTCCTCGTGAAAg GATGGACAGTTGAAGAGCTACAGAAAATGTCACTGTCAATATCAATGCCTTAG
- the LOC135340936 gene encoding uncharacterized protein LOC135340936: protein MADDRIYEMLNPADQWNGNPVNGSKLVRARPPAPQRSVSVGDSYYSTPRMINATPPLPRTQPPSVPPRNRHCSEGEGFNSGSFGSSPSERGLFFPGRKTPTTGITKSPSVHSVNSIHSCTAVEELPLCDFMTRYSKNLPLRVKACKGYYGECDSTAVTTGDMLNLHFVKNTKVMLIEVSDPDQGIVKFSVPLNSSIRFSPLYDPRHKVDEAKRGFKFDTVGDIFSAKVMPKVVRATRAYTGGSSDSSVAENEILIIKNSKSKLTGKQLRVFSLSTKRKKTLSENCAGHFTTNPTQLHLPLCELTTSMADCFPVKALLMVGRDALDTILTDLQGEIVTMTKVHTEQSVIATNYSEDGDDCGEETEIAEIPFDLDIEVEALALDDHEIDRLRAETAQMHDNFDPYSVCIYQTMPTSRLYDIQCHLYKTTSGINDFRGLDIVRPISITKRASSTSSVSSAPNTPGHYQPLNVVEFNDKKCTDYYVVMAPKRSSSQHSQEENGSDNSEDSGISQCSQISVLEQQHQNFESNMSKMMEEITRLKSKTEHLTRRCDSLQTQLRMVNSAGRNRDISECSNLSESPPFLDNRPPAPLPHNVRVRSPTPVEDPAGPYHLIADHERRSSSPAIAKIQLSNEEFLTSINHQQVLNLLDVMGMKQYQDKFKQEQVDGEILAECDETVLTNDLGVTSRLHRMRLLKIISGRHSAKCILAGEDPYPKKAATPILTESGSE from the exons ATGGCTGATGACAGAATCTACGAAATGCTCAACCCTGCTGACCAATGGAATGGCAACCCTGTAAACGGGAGTAAGCTGGTGCGGGCACGCCCACCGGCGCCTCAGAGAAGTGTGTCTGTCGGAGACAGCTACTACTCAACACCTAG GATGATCAATGCcactcctcccctcccccGTACTCAACCTCCGTCCGTGCCCCCTCGTAACAGGCACTGCTCTGAGGGAGAGGGCTTCAACTCGGGATCATTTGGTAGTTCCCCCAGTGAAAGAGGGCTATTCTTCCCAGGGAGAAAGACTCCCACGACAG GTATCACAAAATCCCCCAGTGTGCATAGTGTCAACTCCATCCATTCTTGTACGGCCGTCGAGGAGCTTCCTCTCTGTGACTTCATGACCAG ATACTCCAAGAATTTGCCGCTACGTGTGAAGGCGTGCAAAGGTTATTATGGAGAGTGTGACAGCACTGCAGTGACCACTGGGGATATGCTCAACCTACACTTTGTCAAAAACACCAAG gtaatgCTTATTGAAGTATCCGACCCAGACCAGGGCATTGTCAAGTTCAGTGTACCCCTAAACTCGTCCATCAGGTTCTCTCCGCTCTACGATCCTCGTCACAAGGTGGATGAGGCCAAAAGGGGATTCAAATTTGATACTGTGGGAGACATATTTTCAGCCAAG GTAATGCCCAAGGTAGTACGAGCCACCAGGGCCTACACTGGGGGCAGCAGTGACAGCTCTGTGGCTGAGAATGAGATACTCATCATCAAAAACTCCAAAAGCAAACTAACTG gcaagcAGCTTCGAGTGTTCAGTCTCTCCACTAAACGCAAAAAGACACTGAGTGAGAATTGTGCCGGTCATTTCACCACCAACCCTACCCAACTCCACCTGCCCCTCTGTGAACTCACTACCAGCATGGCAGACTGTTTCCCCGTCAAG GCCCTGCTTATGGTGGGACGTGATGCTCTGGACACAATCCTCACAGATTTGCAAGGAGAGATAGTCACCATGACTAAAGTACACACTGAGCAATCCGTCATTGCCACAAA CTATTCTGAAGATGGCGATGATTGTGGCGAGGAGACAGAGATTGCGGAGATACCCTTTGACTTGGACATAGAGGTGGAGGCCCTCGCGCTGGATGACCACGAGATAGACCGACTGAGAGCGGAAACTGC gcAAATGCATGACAACTTTGACCCCTACTCGGTGTGTATCTACCAAACCATGCCCACCAGCCGACTCTACGATATCCAATGTCATCTTTATAAAACGACTTCAGGAATCAATGATTTCAG AGGTTTGGACATTGTACGACCCATATCCATCACCAAGAGAGCGTCGTCCACCAGCTCCGTTAGCTCAGCCCCAAACACTCCTGGG CATTACCAACCGCTCAACGTTGTGGAGTTTAATGATAAAAAGTGTACAGATTATTACGTTGTGATGGCTCCCAAGAGAAGCTCTTCTCAGCATTCACAG gaggagaACGGGTCTGACAACTCCGAAGACTCTGGGATTTCCCAGTGCTCACAGATCTCAGTGCTTGAGCAACAACACCAAAACTTTGAGTCTAACATGTCCAAAATGATGGAGGAAATCACTCGTCTCAAGTCAAAGACAGAACATCTGACAAGACGCTGTGACTCTCTTCAAACTCAGCTCAGGATGGTCAACTCTGCAGGGAG GAACCGTGATATCAGTGAGTGCAGTAATCTTTCTGAGAGCCCTCCCTTCTTGGACAACAGACCACCAGCACCACTACCAC ACAATGTTCGTGTCCGCTCTCCGACACCAGTAGAAGACCCCGCTGGCCCATACCATCTGATCGCAGACCACGAGAGAAGATCCTCTAGTCCTGCTATTGCAAAAATACAGCTCTCAAATGAAGAATTCCTCACATCCATAAATCATCAACAG GTTCTTAACCTGCTGGATGTGATGGGCATGAAACAGTACCAGGACAAGTTCAAACAAGAACAAGTCGATGGTGAGATACTGGCAGAGTGTGATGAGACTGTACTCACCAACGATCTCGGAGTGACATCAAGACTGCATCGAATGAGGCTACTCAAGATTATATCAG GTCGCCACTCAGCCAAATGCATATTAGCTGGAGAGGACCCCTACCCTAAGAAGGCTGCCACTCCAATACTAACAGAGAGTGGCTCAGAATGA
- the LOC135341643 gene encoding uncharacterized protein LOC135341643 isoform X2 — protein MWKVNQTTQSRSVSGTASGAHDPMRTCVNVPGLSEGKLEREIAHSGFSTGSDIQLKMLESAHLANPDCNWWLKGDRCDVVGGLGESTRFVWSGDVDHNDGEVQKMYQTYRNLLDFIASMRTITCDTVANLKKCSALLLQEKEFLVKAIKNAQKIYVHGKAQQ, from the exons ATGTGGAAAGTCAACCAAACAACGCAGTCTAGATCTGTCTCTGGAACAGCCTCGGGTGCACATGATCCAATGCGA acCTGTGTGAACGTCCCTGGATTGTCTGAAGGGAAATTAGAGAGAGAGATAGCACACAGTGGCTTTTCTACAGGATCAGACATTCAG TTGAAGATGCTGGAAAGTGCTCACTTGGCAAATCCTGACTGCAATTGGTGGTTGAAAGGAGATAGATGTGATGTAGTCGGAGGCCTAGGAGAGTCAACACGTTTTGTGTGGTCTGGGGATGTTGACCACAATGATGGTGAGGTACAAAAAATGTACCAAACATACCGAAATCTTCTTGACTTCATTGCCTCCATGAGAACAATCACCTGTGACACAGTTGCCAACCTCAAGAAATGCTCTGCTCTGCTGTTACAAGAAAAGGAGTTCCTCGTGAAAg ctatCAAGAATGCTCAGAAAATCTATGTACACGGAAAAGCTCAGCAATAA